The Streptomyces sp. NBC_00306 sequence CGGCGCCGGGGCCGGGCGCGACGATGTCGTGCCGGCCGACGGCCAGCCCCTCGTCGTCGAGCAGCTCCTGCACGTCGTCGGCGAAGGTGTGCAGGGTGCGGGGCACCCCGTCGACGGTGAGGCGTACGTCCTTGTCGCTCGCGACGAACGCCGAGGTCCCGCCCGCCAGGAAGGCGACGACGAGGGCCTGGGGCACGAGCTTGCGGAAGGTGTCGGGCCGGTCGGAGGTCTTCCGCCGCCGCGCCGCCCTGCGGGCCTCGGCCCGGCCGGAGGGCGGCATCCCTCCGGCGGGCCCGGGAGGTTCGGGGACGCCCGCGGGGCGGACGGCGGAGTTCTGGCGCGGCAGTGCGAGGGCGGGCACGGTCGGCGCGTAGGCGGCGGCGTACGCGTCGGCCGACCCTCCGCCGGGCTCCCCGGGCGGAGGGATCTCGTACGGGTCGGGTGAGCGAGGGCCGGTCACCGCCGCGTCGTACGGTCCCGGGCCCCCGGCCCGCGTCACCGCCGCGTCGTACGGTCCCGGGCTCCCGGCCCGCGTCACCGCCGCGTCGTACGGTCCCGGGCTCCCGGCCCGCGTCACCGCCGCGTCGTACGGTCCCGGGCTCCCGGCCCGCGTCACCGCCGCGTCGTACGGTCCCGGCCCTCCGCCCGGGGAGCCCCCCGGCGCCGGACCGACGTACGTGGGCGTCCAGCCTGCCACCGTGCGGTCCTGCGGGAACGACGGCTTCGTGGGGCCGGGTGGTTCGTACGGTTCGGCGGCTCTGGTCGCAGCGCGGCGAACGCCTCGTGCGGCACGGTGACTGCCCTGCGAATTGCTCACGACGCTCCGTAAGGTCCGGTTCCGGTCCGCCCGATGGCGTTGCGGCCCGGGACACTATCGGAGCTGCGGTCACTCTCCAAAGCGACTCGGCTACCCAGTGTCGCGTCGACACCCTGTGCGAGGCCTACGGCGGCCTCGACCCGTTATCCGTCAGTAACCGAACGCCTCGGCGGTGTTGGCGGAGACAGCGGCCGCCAGGGTGTCCTCGTCGAGCCCCTTCACTGCGGCCATGGCGCGCAGCGTGACCGGAATGAGATACGGCGCGTTAGGCCGTCCGCGGTAGGGCACCGGCGTGAGAAACGGCGCATCCGTTTCGACGAGCACGAGTTCTCGGGGCGCGACGGCGAGCGCGTCCCGCAGCGGCTGCGCGTTCTTGAAGGTCACATTGCCGGCGAAGGACATGTAGTAGCCCGCGGCCGCGCAGATCTCCGCCATTTCCGCGTCGCCGGAATAGCAGTGGAAGACGGTCCGTGCGGGTGCGCCTTCCTCGGCGAGAATGCGCAGGACATCGGCGTGCGCCTCGCGGTCATGGATCACGAGGGCCTTGTCGTGCCTTTTCGCGATCTCGATATGCGCGCGGAAGGAGCGTTCCTGGGCGGCGATTCCGTCGGGGCCCGTGCGGTAGTAGTCGAGTCCGGTCTCGCCGACCGCGCGCACCTGCGGCAGCGCGGCGAGCGCGTCGATCTCGGCGAGCGCGTCGTCGAGCGCACTGTCGCCGCCACCCTCACGCGCCCCCTGCCGCGACCACCCTCCCCCAGCCCCAGGGGGCTGGGAGGTGCCCCCATGCTCCCCCAGCACGATCCGGGGCGCCTCGTTGGGGTGGAGCGCGACGGCGGCGTGCACCGCGTCGTGGTCGGCGGCCGTCTGCGCGGCCCAGCGCGAGCCCTTGATGTCGCAGCCGACCTGCACGACCGCCGTCACCCCCACCGCGGCCGCCCTGGCCAGGGCCTCCTCGACCGTGCCCTCCTGCATGTCCAGGTGGGTGTGGGAATCGGCGACCGGGACCCGCAGGGGGTCGGGCAGCGGCGGCGGGTCGGACTTCGCACTCATGGGCGCGATCCTACGAGGCCCGCGCCCGCGAGCTCACTTGCGGTGGAACGGGTGGAGCAGATCGGAGAGATGCCAGTGGTGCGCCGGCTTCTCCGGGCTCGCCGCCTGGTGCACGACCGTGCTGTCCGGCTGCTGCACCCCGTCCCCCTCCGCCGATGCCTTCCGGGCGGGACGCGCGGACTTCGCGGGGCGTGGTGCGGCGGGACGCGCCATCAGGTCGAGTACCGAGGAGACCTGTCCGGACCGCATGATCCTGACGACATGCCCCCCGCAGTTGGTGCAGGTCGGGCTCGAGAGCGGCGACGGCACCCGCACCCCGTCCGCCTTGTAGACGATGAATTCCTGGCCGGCGCCGTCCACATGGTGCTCTATTTCGTAGGACTGCTCCCAGCCGTGCCCACAGCGCATGCAGCAGAACGCGTATGCCTCATGGACCTTGGCGGTGCCTGTGACCTCACTCATGCCAGCTCCTCTCCACCGATCCAGTGGACGCCTTTGACGGCGGGAGCGCATCAGCGCCTGTCGATTAATGGATTGGTCTTGGGCCTTCCCATGCACAAAGGGGCAGGACACGGTCTGCGCTTTGCCTTTTACGATAGTCCTTTGCCGTCCCCGGGGGCCGGACGATCCGCATTCTTTGCCGCCACGACGGCATCGAACACCTCGCGTTTGGGCACGCCTGCTTCGACGGCGACCGCCGCGATGGCCTCCTTGCGCCGCTCCCCCGCCTCCTCGCGCACCCGCACCCTGCGCACCAGCTCCTCGGCGTCGAGATCTCCGGGTCCGGCGGCCGGCGCACCCTCCACCACGACCGTGATCTCGCCGCGTACGCCCTCGGCCGCCCACGCCGCCAGTTCTCCCAGGCCGCCGCGCTTGACCTCTTCGTACGTCTTGGTCAGCTCGCGGCAGACCGCGGCCCGGCGCTCGGGGCCGAAGACCTCGGCCATCGCGGCGAGGGTGTCGTCCAGACGGTGGGGCGCCTCGAAGTAGACGAGCGTGCGCCGCTCGGACTCGACCTCGCGCAGCCGGCCGAGCCGTTCACCGGCCTTGCGCGGCAGGAAACCCTCGAAGCAGAAGCGGTCGACCGGCAGTCCCGACAGGGCGAGCGCGGTGAGAACGGCGGACGGCCCGGGGACCGCGGTGACCTTGATGTCCTTCTCGACGGCCGCGGCGACCAGCCGGTAGCCGGGGTCGGAGACCGAGGGCATGCCGGCGTCGGTGACCAGCAGCACCCGGGCGCCGCCGGCGAGGGCCTCGACGAGCTCCGGCGTACGGGCGCTCTCGTTGCCCTCGAAGTAGGACACGACCCGCCCCGTGGTGTGCACACCGAGGGCCTGGGTGAGGCGGCGGAGCCGCCGGGTGTCCTCGGCGGCGACGATGTCGGCGCCCTCCAGCTCGGCGGCGAGCCGGGGAGGCGCGTCCGCCACATCGCCGATGGGCGTCCCTGCGAGTACCAGCGTTCCTGTCACACGGGCCATCCTCCCAGGGCCGTGCGCACGACTCGCACAGTGGCGTTCCCTACGATGGCGCGGTGACCAGTACCGCGCCGAAGACCCTTCAGGGCAAGGACGCCGATCAGCAGCCCGCCGACTGGCAGCAACGGCTGCGCAGATTCGGCTACGCGCCCCGGCCCGTGATCGGGCTGCGCGAACGCCTGGTGCCGCCCTACACCCGCCCCTCCGAACGGCTGTGGCCGGTGTTCGGCATCCCTCCGGCCGTGGTGAACCCGCTGCTGCGGACGGCGGCCTGGGGCGGACCGCTGCTGGTCGCGCTGGTCGCGGGCGTGCTCCGGTTCTGGAACCTGGGCTCGCCGAAGGCGGTGATATTCGACGAGACCTACTACGCCAAGGACGCCTGGGCCCTGATCAACCAGGGGTACGAGGGCAGCTGGCCGAAGGACATCGACAAGTCGATCCTGCGGGACCCCTCGTCCGTCCCGATCCCCACGGACCCCGGCTATGTGGTCCATCCGCCGGTCGGCAAGTGGGTCATCGGCATCGGTGAGCAGCTGTTCGGCTTCACGCCCTTCGGCTGGCGGTTCATGGTGGCGGTGCTCGGCACGCTGTCGGTGCTGATGCTCTGCCGCATCGGCCGCCGGCTGTTCCGCTCCACGTTCCTCGGCTGTCTCGCGGGAGCGCTGCTCGCCGTGGACGGTCTGCACTTCGTGATGAGCCGTACGGCTCTGCTCGACCTGGTGCTGATGTTCTTCGTGCTCGCGGCCTTCGGAGCGCTGGTCGTCGACCGGGACTGGGCGCGCCGCAGACTCGCGGCCGCGCTGCCGGTGGACGAGGACGGCGTGCTGCGGCCGGACGCCACGGTCGCCGAGACCCTGCGGCTCGGCTGGCGGCCGTGGCGGCTGACGGCGGGCCTGATGCTCGGCCTGGCCGCCGCCACCAAGTGGAACGGCCTCTATGTGATGGCCGCGTTCGGTCTGCTGACGGTGCTGTGGGACGCGGGCGCCCGCCGCACGGCCGGCGCGGTGCAGCCGTACAGGGCGGTGCTGAAGAAGGACCTGGTGCCCGCCTTCGTCTCGACGGTGCCGGTGGCGATCGCCACGTACATCGCCTCGTGGACCGGCTGGATCGTCACCGACAAGGGCTACTTCCGCGACTGGGCGGGGACGGCGGGCAAGGGCGGCAGCTTCACCTGGCTGCCGGACTGGCTGCGCAGTCTGTGGCACTACGAGACCGAGGTCTACCAGTTCCACGTCAACCTGACCTCGGGCCACACGTACCAGTCCAACCCCTGGAGCTGGATCGTGCTGGGCCGCCCGGTCTCGTACTACTACGAGTCCCCGTCCGCGGGCGTCGGCGGCTGCCCCTCGGACGCGGCCGACAAGTGCGCGTCCGAGGTCCTGGCCCTCGGCACCCCGCTGCTGTGGTGGGCGGCCTGCTTCGCGATCGCCTACATCCTGTGGCGCTGGCTGTTCCGCCGCGACTGGCGCGCGGGCGCGATCGCGTGCGGCATCGCGGCCGGGTGGGTGCCGTGGTTCTTCTACCAGGAGCGCACGATCTTCCTGTTCTACGCGGTGGTGTTCGTGCCGTTCCTGTGTCTGGCGGTCGCCATGATGCTCGGCGCGATCCTGGGCCCACCGGGCTCGGACGAACGCCGCCGTGCGATCGGCGCGATCGGCGCGGGTGTGCTGGTGCTGCTGATCATCTGGAACTTCATCTACTTCCACCCGCTGTACACGGGGACGCCGATCCCGGTGGAGGACTGGCGCAACAGGATGTGGCTGGACACCTGGGTCTAGCGGGAGCCATGTCGCCGTTCCTCGCCGTCATACGACGGCGAGGAATGCCTTCGGACGGCCGTGGACGCTTCTACGACCGGGTCCGAGAAACGATCCAACGGCGTTGTGATTCCCGGGCCTTGGCCGGTGGGGTGCGTTTCACGAGAAGGTAGAGATTCTCGAAGTACACCTGCCAACGCTCAGGATCGACACCCGAAGGAGTCCTCGCCGCCCTCTCCGCTTTGATGAGCGGCTCCAGCTTCTCCCAGGTCAGCACTACCGAGACACCGAGATAGCCGGAAACAGGCTTGATATCCACGACCTTGTGCGTGACCAATGCACCGAGGTTGTCGTAGAACCAGGCGAGTTCACGCACCTGAGTGCGCCGTTCCTCCGGCAGTCCGGCCAGCCCCTGCGAGAGGTCGTACGTGCACATTTCCTTGTAGACGAAATCCCGGGCATCAGCAAGGCGATCACTTCGGTGCTGGCTGAAGAAGTCGACAAGCACCGGGAGGGTGTTGGCATGCCGGGCCAGCGTTTCCCGCCGGTAAGAGAAGAGAACAGAAACCACAAGCGCCGCGATCGACAGGACAAGCGCTGCCACGTTCACTCTTTGCCTCCAGCCGCAGACCACTTCACGCTACGGCGTAAGTCGACGTCACCGCCAGGCCGCACCTCTTTGGCCGATGGCGCGGCACCCCTTTCACGCCGGTGCGGGCAGCCGAGGGACGTTCGCATTGATCGCCATGTCTTCTTCCAGCCCTTCGGATCAGCCCGCAGCGTCAGGCCGCATGAATGGTCAATGGGGGATTGCCATCGGAGCGGCGTCGGGCGCCAGTGGAGCGGTGGCCGGGGCGCTCGCCACCTGGGCCGGCGCGAGACTGCAGGCTCGCGCGCAGCTCAATGTCGCGCGGCTGCAGCGAATCGCTCAACACGACGCTGAGACGATCGCGAAGAAGCGGGCGGCTTACTCCGCACTGGTCCCGTCGGTCGACGCAGCCCGGCGTCAGATGCGCATCGCGCGGCGGAACCGGGCGACTGCCGCGCTGGCAACACCTCGAAACCCCGTAGCAGCGGGGCGAATCCGTCGTAAGCCCCGCGGTTCCGGGCCGATCGTCGCGGTCTCGTAACAGCATCGAAGACGATCACCCCCGTCCCGTAGAGTGCACGCGATACATGCCCTTGAACACGTTCAAGGAAGTGTGCTCCTGGGGAGGGGACTGCAAGTCATGCGCAGTGGGGCGAAAGTCGCCGTGATCGGCTGTGTGTTCGCGGTGGTCGCCGGCGGTGTCGGCTATGGCGGCTACAACCTGTACAGCGGGTTGACCGACGGCAACGATGTCAGCACCAGGTCAGCCTCCGGGGAGCGGAAGTCCGGGCCGCCGAGTGCCGAGGAGATCGACGGGACCGCGAAGGACTTTCTCGCGGCATGGGCCGGCGGTGACGCGCCGAAGGCCGCGCAGTTGACCAACAACGCCGTCGAGGCCGAGCCGCTGCTCGCGGGCTACCGGCAGCAGGCCCATGTCTCCAAGGCCGTGATCACCCCCGGCAAGGCGGTCGGCGCGAGGGTGCCGTTCACGGTGAACGCGACGGTGTCGTACGAGGGGCAGAGCAAGCCCTGGACGTACAGCTCCGCGCTCACCGTGGTGCGCGGGCTGAGCACCGGCAAGGCGCTCGTCGACTGGGCGCCGGCCGTCGTGCACCCGAAGCTGACGAAGAGCACCTCGCTCAGGACCGACCAGGCGTCCGCCCCGCCGATCAAGGCCGTGGACCGCAAGGGCCGGGAGCTGACGAAGGAGAAATACCCCTCCCTGGGCGCCGTCCTGGACGCGTTGCGCAAGAAGTACGGCGAGGCCGCGGGCGGTACCGCGGGCATCGAACTCGTCGTCACCTCCACCGACCAGGCCGTCGCCGACCGGACGCTGCTGACGCTGAGCGAGGGCAAGGAGGGCAAGCTCAGGACGACGCTGGACGCGGACGTCCAGGCCGCCGCCGAGCGGGCGGTGAAGAAGTACGGCCAGGCATCGGCCGTCGCCGTCAAGCCCAGTACCGGTGAGATCCGGGCCGTCGCCAACAGCCCGGCCGACGGGTACAACACGGCGATGATGGGCGCCCAGGCCCCCGGTTCCACGATGAAGATCGTGACCGCGGCGATGATGATGGACCAGGGCGTCGTCAAGGGCCCGTCCGCGAAGGTGGAGTGCCCGGCGAACGTGCAGTGGATGGGCAGGACGTTCACCAACCTGGACGGCTTCTCCATCCCGAGCGGCACGTTCGAGGAGAGCTTCCGCCGCTCCTGCAACACCGCCTTCATCAAGGCCGTCAAGCCGCTCGACGACCGTGACGTGTCCGGGACGGCGCTCGGTGCCACCGCGAGCAAGTACTTCGGCATCGGCCTCGACTGGCAGACCGGCGCCGTCAGCGTCGACGGGAGTGTGCCCGAGTCGGCGGGCGCGGAGACCGCCGCCTCGTACATCGGCCAGGGCAGGATCACGATGAACGCCCTCAACATGGCGTCCGTCGCCGCGACCGTGAAGAACGGCGGTTTCCTCCAGCCGGTCATCGTGCCGCAGGGCCTCGACGACCGCCCGCTGGCCACCGCCCAGCGGTTGCCCGGCTCCATCGCGGGCGCGCTGCGCCAGATGATGGGCTCGACCGCGCGCTACGGCACCGGCCAGGCCGCGATGTCCGTGGTGCAGGGCGACAAGGGCGCCAAGACCGGCTCGGCGGAGGTCGACGGGCAGGGCACGTCGAACAGCTGGTTCACCGGATACGCCGGGGATCTGGCCGCCGCGGCCGTCGTCCAGTCCGGCGGTCACGGCGGCGACGCGGCGGGTCCGGTGGTCGCGCAGGTGCTCAACGCCCGCTAGCCGTAGGGGCCGTGAGGCCGGGCGCCGGAAGGCTCGTTCGGACGCCGGCCCGCCGACGCTTCCACCATCCGGAATCTGTTCGCGTGGCCCGTACAACCACCGTTAGCGTGCGGTCATGAGCACTCACGAAACGGAAGCCCATCCCCGGTTCGCGGCCGCCCTGCGCGAGCTGGGGCTCGATGTGCCGGTCCGCCGGTTCCCCGACGCCACGCGGACGGCCGCCGAGGCCGCCGCCGCCATCGGCTGCGACGTCAGCGAGATCGTCAAGTCGCTGATCTTCCAGGCGGACGGCGAGCCGGTGCTGGTGCTGATGGACGGCTCCTCGCGGGTCGACGTCCAGCGGGTGCGCGAGGAGCTCGGCGCGGCGAAGGTCGGGCGGGCGAACGCCGACCTGGTCCGCGAGACCACCGGCTACGCGATCGGGGGCGTACCGCCCTTCGGGCATGTCACCAGGACCCGGGTGCTGGCCGACCGCGGTCTGCTCGCCCATGAGGTGGTGTGGGCGGCGGCCGGGACCCCGCACACCGTCTTTCCGCTCGACCCGAAGTCGCTGAT is a genomic window containing:
- a CDS encoding TatD family hydrolase, which encodes MSAKSDPPPLPDPLRVPVADSHTHLDMQEGTVEEALARAAAVGVTAVVQVGCDIKGSRWAAQTAADHDAVHAAVALHPNEAPRIVLGEHGGTSQPPGAGGGWSRQGAREGGGDSALDDALAEIDALAALPQVRAVGETGLDYYRTGPDGIAAQERSFRAHIEIAKRHDKALVIHDREAHADVLRILAEEGAPARTVFHCYSGDAEMAEICAAAGYYMSFAGNVTFKNAQPLRDALAVAPRELVLVETDAPFLTPVPYRGRPNAPYLIPVTLRAMAAVKGLDEDTLAAAVSANTAEAFGY
- a CDS encoding dolichyl-phosphate-mannose--protein mannosyltransferase; translation: MTSTAPKTLQGKDADQQPADWQQRLRRFGYAPRPVIGLRERLVPPYTRPSERLWPVFGIPPAVVNPLLRTAAWGGPLLVALVAGVLRFWNLGSPKAVIFDETYYAKDAWALINQGYEGSWPKDIDKSILRDPSSVPIPTDPGYVVHPPVGKWVIGIGEQLFGFTPFGWRFMVAVLGTLSVLMLCRIGRRLFRSTFLGCLAGALLAVDGLHFVMSRTALLDLVLMFFVLAAFGALVVDRDWARRRLAAALPVDEDGVLRPDATVAETLRLGWRPWRLTAGLMLGLAAATKWNGLYVMAAFGLLTVLWDAGARRTAGAVQPYRAVLKKDLVPAFVSTVPVAIATYIASWTGWIVTDKGYFRDWAGTAGKGGSFTWLPDWLRSLWHYETEVYQFHVNLTSGHTYQSNPWSWIVLGRPVSYYYESPSAGVGGCPSDAADKCASEVLALGTPLLWWAACFAIAYILWRWLFRRDWRAGAIACGIAAGWVPWFFYQERTIFLFYAVVFVPFLCLAVAMMLGAILGPPGSDERRRAIGAIGAGVLVLLIIWNFIYFHPLYTGTPIPVEDWRNRMWLDTWV
- a CDS encoding YbaK/EbsC family protein: MSTHETEAHPRFAAALRELGLDVPVRRFPDATRTAAEAAAAIGCDVSEIVKSLIFQADGEPVLVLMDGSSRVDVQRVREELGAAKVGRANADLVRETTGYAIGGVPPFGHVTRTRVLADRGLLAHEVVWAAAGTPHTVFPLDPKSLIAHAGGTLVDVRERTA
- a CDS encoding DUF4760 domain-containing protein, with translation MAALVLSIAALVVSVLFSYRRETLARHANTLPVLVDFFSQHRSDRLADARDFVYKEMCTYDLSQGLAGLPEERRTQVRELAWFYDNLGALVTHKVVDIKPVSGYLGVSVVLTWEKLEPLIKAERAARTPSGVDPERWQVYFENLYLLVKRTPPAKARESQRRWIVSRTRS
- a CDS encoding penicillin-binding transpeptidase domain-containing protein encodes the protein MRSGAKVAVIGCVFAVVAGGVGYGGYNLYSGLTDGNDVSTRSASGERKSGPPSAEEIDGTAKDFLAAWAGGDAPKAAQLTNNAVEAEPLLAGYRQQAHVSKAVITPGKAVGARVPFTVNATVSYEGQSKPWTYSSALTVVRGLSTGKALVDWAPAVVHPKLTKSTSLRTDQASAPPIKAVDRKGRELTKEKYPSLGAVLDALRKKYGEAAGGTAGIELVVTSTDQAVADRTLLTLSEGKEGKLRTTLDADVQAAAERAVKKYGQASAVAVKPSTGEIRAVANSPADGYNTAMMGAQAPGSTMKIVTAAMMMDQGVVKGPSAKVECPANVQWMGRTFTNLDGFSIPSGTFEESFRRSCNTAFIKAVKPLDDRDVSGTALGATASKYFGIGLDWQTGAVSVDGSVPESAGAETAASYIGQGRITMNALNMASVAATVKNGGFLQPVIVPQGLDDRPLATAQRLPGSIAGALRQMMGSTARYGTGQAAMSVVQGDKGAKTGSAEVDGQGTSNSWFTGYAGDLAAAAVVQSGGHGGDAAGPVVAQVLNAR
- the rsmI gene encoding 16S rRNA (cytidine(1402)-2'-O)-methyltransferase, translating into MARVTGTLVLAGTPIGDVADAPPRLAAELEGADIVAAEDTRRLRRLTQALGVHTTGRVVSYFEGNESARTPELVEALAGGARVLLVTDAGMPSVSDPGYRLVAAAVEKDIKVTAVPGPSAVLTALALSGLPVDRFCFEGFLPRKAGERLGRLREVESERRTLVYFEAPHRLDDTLAAMAEVFGPERRAAVCRELTKTYEEVKRGGLGELAAWAAEGVRGEITVVVEGAPAAGPGDLDAEELVRRVRVREEAGERRKEAIAAVAVEAGVPKREVFDAVVAAKNADRPAPGDGKGLS